In Pseudophryne corroboree isolate aPseCor3 chromosome 2, aPseCor3.hap2, whole genome shotgun sequence, the sequence cacacagctgaaaacctcttacggcaactgaggaagatcatcgcggaatggcttaccccaattggactctcctgtggatttgtggcatcggacaacgccagcaatattgtgtgtgcattaaatatgggcaaattccagcacgtcccatgttttgcacataccttgaatttggtggtgcagaattttttaaaaaacgacaggggcgtgcaagagatgctgtcggtggccagaaaaattgcgggacactttcggcgtacaggcaccacgtacagaagactggagcaccaccaaaaactactgaacctgccctgccatcatctgaagcaagaagtggtaacgaggtggaattcaaccctctatatgcttcagaggttggaggagcagcaaaaggccattcaagcctatacaattgagcacgatataggagatggaatgcacctgtctcaagtgcagtggagaatgatttcaacgttgtgcaaggttctgatgccctttgaacttgccacacgtgaagtcagttcagacactgccagcctgagtcaggtcattcccctcatcaggcttttgcagaagaagctggaggcattgaagaaggagctaacacggagcgattccgctaggcatgtgggacttgtggatgcagcccttaattcgcttaacaaggattcacgggtggtcaatctgttgaaatcagagcactacattttggccaccgtgctcgatcctagatttaaagcctaccttggatctctctttccggcagacacaggtctgctggggttgaaagacctgctggtgacaaaattgtcaagtcaagcggaacgcgacctgtcaacatctcctccttcacattctcccgcaactgggggtgcgaggaaaaggctcagaattccgagcccacccgctggcggtgatgcagggcagtctggagcgactgctgatgctgacatctggtccggactgaaggacctgacaacgattacggacatgtcgtctactgtcactgcatatgattctctcaacattgatagaatggtggaggattatatgagtgaccgcatccaagtaggcacgtcacacagtccgtacttatactggcaggaaaaagaggcaatttggaggcccttgcacaaactggctttattctacctaagttgccctcccacaagtgtgtactccgaaagagtgtttagtgccgccgctcaccttgtcagcaatcggcgtacgaggttacatccagaaaatgtggagaagatgatgttcattaaaatgaattataatcaattcctccgcggagacattgaccagcagcaattgcctccacaaagtacacagggagctgagatggtggattccagtggggacgaattgataatctgtgaggagggggatgtacacggtgatatatcggagggtgaagatgaggtggacatcttgcctctgtagagccagtttgtgcaaggagagattaattgcttcttttttggggggggtccaaaccaacccgtcatatcagtcacagtcgtgtggcagaccctgtcactgaaatgatgggttggttaaagtgtgcatgtcctgttttgtttatacaacataagggtgggtgggagggcccaaggataattccatcttgcacctcttttttcttttctttttctttgcatcatgtgctgattggggagggttttttggaagggacatcctgcgtgacactgcagtgccactcctagatgggcccggtgtttgtgtcggccactagggtcgctaatcttactcacacagctacctcattgcgcctctttttttctttgcgtcatgtgctgtttggggagggttttttggaagggacatcctgcgtgacactgcagtgccactcctagatgtgcccggtgtttgtgtcggccactagggtcgctaatcttactcacacagtcagctacctcattgcgcctctttttttctttgcgtcatgtgctgtttggggagggttttttggaagggccatcctgcgtgacactgcagtgccactcctagatgggcccggtgtttgtgtcggccactagggtcgctaatcttactcacacagctacctcattgcgcctctttttttctttgcgtcatgtgctgtttggggagggttttttggaagggccatcctgcgtgacactgcagtgccactcctagatgggcccggtgtttgtgtcggccactagggtcgctaatcttactcacacagctacctcattgcgcctctttttttctttgcgtcatgtgctgtttggggagggttttttggaagggccatcctgcgtgacactgcagtgccactcctagatgggcccggtgtttgtgtcggccactagggtcgcttatcttactcacacagcgacctcggtgcaaattttaggactaaaaataatattgtgaggtgtgatgtgttcagaataggctgaaaatgagtgtaaattatgttttttgaggttaataatactttgggatcaaaattacccccaaattctatgatttaagctgttttttagggttttttgaaaaaaacacccgaatccaaaacacacccgaatccgacaaaaataattcggtgaggttttgccaaaacgcgttcgaacccaaaacacggccgcggaaccgaacccaaaaccaaaacacaaaacccgaaaaatttcaggcgctcatctctactggtgacACCTGAAAttataactactgtacagtatgaatagtctacaccagggacgtgcggttaaAATTGCCACAATTAATACTGACAAAATAGGTTCACAAATTGGCCCATTTTTTATGAATCATAATTAGACTTGGTTGTTTATAGGATTTTTATAGGAACAATTACAAAATCAATGATCTATTAAAAGTAACTCTGCTATTTCTCACTCTCTAAATGCCCTAGTTTCTATATTCACAAGACCTGTGGGCTTCTCTCTGCAGCACTGGTGTGAAGGATCCTATTGGATCCGTTCCAGCATGCCCCACAGCCACACTGtcactctgtgcatgcgcagattgaCTCCCGGGGCTGAAACCCGGAAGTAAGGAACTCGCCGGCTATCGGAAAGGACAGTGCTTATAGAAAGTGATGTCCTTCGCAATACCAATCGCATATGATAGTGCATATGCAATTTGTGTCGGTGCGATGGGTGTAAACACAAGTTTTGTATATTTTTAACCTGAATTTGCtctaatttattttttatatttatgtgaaataGTTCCTTTTGCACATGCTGTAACTTGCATTTGGTGGGGGCTGTATAGACACAGTCATAGTATAGTAACCTTGTGTTGTGGTGGTTTAACGCAAAATCTGACCATGATAGCTGGTCACATTTGCAAATACTTGTAGGAGCAGTATTTCCAGATCCTGAAATCCTGGTGCAACTTGCAAGCCGATGATGGGCAGAGGTTGTGACCAGGGGTgtgtctaccccttggccaggatggcactcgccaggggtgccggcTGAGGTGGGGCACCATCTGGCGGTGCCACTCGCGGACAGATAATATAATAAAATAGTAGTGGCAGTACCTAGAATAGACCACAGGGCTATGGCCCATCACCCCCACCACACCGCAGGCTGTGAATGACACATTGAATGTGTCTAAGTCCCATACATTAATGCAAATTAAGTGAAAGCAGAGACGGATTAAGGCCGACACAGGGGAAAGTGTCCACAGGCCCCCCTCTTGCAAGCCCCCTCCACAACTGGAGCACACTGCTGCACTGTGTGCAGTCCTGTAGTGGGGAGGGACGGACAATGTACGGGGGCGTCCTGGATACTCTCAGGGGACTGCTCTGACCAAGTAACTGTTTCAAgtgaatataaataataataaaaaggagtTATACGTACTGTATTGGTACTTTTTTATGTGTGTGATATAAATGCAAGGGTAAAtaaactacagatgggtccacagttatcttggctagtttgctgcgcctaggcacaacatggtttattaacataaacccttcatctgttgttctcagctgcaatacaatacagagaacaatacagcagtccgactgcccagtctcagttaatcctattaaaggtcaagatacacatggacccatctgtattaggGAGTTGagaataaaaatataaaagtaTGAAAAATTTAATTTGTagtaaaaattaaaatatataaaagtaaTGATAGTTTTACTTTATAGAGCATGTTTGCTAGAGATAGGTGTGTTAAGCGTATTTTAATGTTCTTTCATTTGACTTTAGTGAAAGAAGAAGATAGGGCTGTATATTTGATATACTAGATTATTAAAATACATATGGTAGAGACTGTTAAGTGCTTATTTTAAGGTGCTGGTATGGGAATAATAGATGGCTGGTGTGTGGGCATGTGTCAGTACAAGCTCCAAGTCTGTGCCTAAAGCTACTGGGTATAAAGACGCATACACACAGTGTGATGCTTACATACgatgttgactatatagtcaaaatcgtaagaaaaattagcacatatcgcaccatgtgtacacagcttgcgatacagatgcgcactcccatggggtcggtatcacaagaaaagatagactgtgcagacaaggcaattttgactatggggctaattcagacctgaatgtaGCAGATGGGCCAAACCATGTCCATTgccgtggaagggggggggggggggggcagatataacatgtgcagagagagttagatctaggtggggtgtgttcaaactgaaatctaaattgcagtgtaaaaataaagcagccagtatttaccctgcacagaaacaatatacccacccaaatctaactctctgcacgttatgcctgccccacctgcagtgcacgtggttttgtcaatctgctaacaaagttgctgctacgatcaggtctgaattaggccctatattgtgtacaatctagtacatagtatagtcaaaaatggcacttagtcaaaatcgcaagtaaagatagtcaaaatcagtggttctggactccggggagttcaagggaaatcgcaaaatcAAAATCGGCACTTAGTATCTCaccgtgtatatgcaccttaaATATTTTAAGTTTAagtttacatatacagtatatactttattCTTTGACATCTGCcatgttactattattattattattattaatattattaatattattattgttgtttgtATTTTGATTACATTAATCTACCATGTTCTGTTGTATTTGTCGCTTTAGAAACATATAACAATTGTAAGCAAAAATGCATCACATAGTGAATTTAAAATTCCTGTATTATTCAAAAAATAAATGGTCACTGCTATGTTTTCCAATTCTGCAATTTGTAATGGATACTTTTTTACATTCTAACAGTCTTATTTCCTTTTATTCCTAGGTGGATAGAGTAATGTCCATGTTGTACTACACTCTGATTATAGCATTTCTGATCGGCATACAGGCTGCACCAAAGACCAAGGACCATGCCCCAGCTGGGACATCTACAAAACATCGTATTCAGCATCACCACGCGCATCGAACGAAGTCTCTTAACCGACATCATGGCAAAATAGAGACTAATGAACCTTCAGTCTTTCACAATGTTACAGTGGACCCAAAACTTTTCAGAAAGAGGAAATTTCGCTCTCCAAGGGTTTTATTTAGCACGCAGCCTCCACCATTGTCAGAGGACCTCCGGAACTTGGCATATTTAGATGATGAGGAGTCCCTCAACAAAACTATTAGAGCCAAAAGAACGGTTCACCCGGTCCTTCACCGGGGAGAGTACTCTGTTTGTGATAGTGTCAGTATGTGGGTTGGGGATAAAACCACAGCCACTGACATAAAAGGCAAGGAAGTAACTGTGTTGGGGGAAGTCAATTTAAATAATAACGTATTCAAACAGTACTTTTTTGAAACAAAGTGTAGAGATCCAAAGCCGGTGTCAGGTGGATGTCGTGGGATTGACTCAAAGCATTGGAACTCCTATTGTACCACCACGCACACCTTTGTCAAAGCTTTGACAATGGAAGGGAAGCAAGCAGCGTGGAGGTTCATACGGATTGATACAGCCTGTGTCTGTGTGCTCAGCAGGAAAGGCCGACCATAAGTAGACACTTTCGTGCTGTCCCAGCTTCTCCCCACCCCTACCTCAGCCTGTAAATTATTTTAAATTATATGGACTGCATGATATATTTAAAATTTCTACTGTAAAAAGAGACTATTTATTAAAAAGTTTTCAAAACTCTTTGTGTTTTAACATCTGAATTTAATTTGCCTTTTCTTTTTGCAGAAATAATAAGATCTATGCAATGGAACTAAAAGTACAATAGCTTTGTAAGCAGAACATAACTTACAACATTTATAATTAACTTGTCAGTATGAAGGACTAAAGGCCTGGTTCAGAGATGGGCGGAAATGCAAAGCCACTTGTAAGCAGCTTTGAATTTCCATCCAATTTGAAGGAGGGCCATGCAGGAGACATCTCAGAAGAAGAGATGCCTCCAGCATGTGACCGACATCGCATGCTGGGACCCAACATCATGACCATTGTTTGCAACGTTCATGCAGACAGCCAGCTGAGTATGCCTCAGCTTACGCAGCTGACCAATGGATGGGTGGTCTGCAAGGCCAAGAAGTCTGTGTGGTGGGCCTCGGCTCTcctctcccagaaaatgggggcaacACACCTTGGTTTCCAAGAAATGCGGGCCTGCTCCCGCCCCCTCGCCATCCCCTCAAtgatgcttcctgtcaatcaggcagtggcagagGGGAACTACGGGTGGCATTGCAAGGCCTGTTATGCGCGTGCAGCCATAGATTCCGGATAATCGTGAATCTGCGAGTGtcccctctgaatcaggcccaaaattcaCAAATTGATATTTGATTTTATGCGAGAGCTGTACAAGATCACTTCCAATTACTTGTTGTAAATGATAGAGAACAATAAGACAATAAGATCAGGACATTTCCAGTATTATATGATTTATCTTGCTTCCAGAATATATTAAGCAGTAGCAGCTCAATAATATTGACAGTACCAGTATTTCATGTATAGCAACAGAGGccaaatatactgtactgtactgtactgtactgagatAAATATAAAATCTGCAGTAATCACTATTAATGTATATTCACATACCCCCTTAAAAGTATAGCACACAGCCAAAACTATTTTGCACTGTAAAAACCAGTAACAGCATCAAAAGAGTTAAGTCAGTAACTTTTTAATGAAGTAAGAAACCACAAGtcccaagttgtgttatattattaGGACTGCTGAATGAGTAACCCAATAATTAATTAATgttccccagggccggattaacaatggcaaACCTCCCAACTTTCATGTCTCCTGAGTAGGAACATGCCACGCCAGAGGCACTGCCATGGCTGGAAAGGAGGTGGGGCTTTGCTGGAGGGGCGGGATAGCAAGTTGAGGGGCGTGTCCTATCACTGCGAACCCCTTTTCGTCATTCAtctttgcagagcagcagtgatcactggctctcccaactgtccccgccgcccacgggacactgcggcccgcaggtgggtcagtgtccaattagcgggacggtTGGGAGGTGGGGATGATGAAACTGCAGCTCTGGGCCCATCATTCACAGTGAGTGGAAAGATTAGGGCAGTCCAGCGAATCCATAAGTGATGGGCATGCCCCCAAGCGTGATGAACAAGGGGTGTGTCAAGAGTTCCCCCCTTGAAACCCAGCGCCCTGCCCAAAGTTCACCCTAGCCTGAATACTCATGTTTGTATGCTCTGTGACAAAATTTGAATCTTGCACCTGCCCctttcatatatataaatatattttttctcataaattaagagggaagggaAATTGAGGTGGTTGAAGGTAGGTGCTAGCCACACCCTATGCAGTCCACCCCCCCACAGCACTGATCACGCCTTCCACATTATTAGTCATAATGCCACAACTATGGTCACACCCCCTG encodes:
- the NGF gene encoding beta-nerve growth factor isoform X3 is translated as MSMLYYTLIIAFLIGIQAAPKTKDHAPAGTSTKHRIQHHHAHRTKSLNRHHGKIETNEPSVFHNVTVDPKLFRKRKFRSPRVLFSTQPPPLSEDLRNLAYLDDEESLNKTIRAKRTVHPVLHRGEYSVCDSVSMWVGDKTTATDIKGKEVTVLGEVNLNNNVFKQYFFETKCRDPKPVSGGCRGIDSKHWNSYCTTTHTFVKALTMEGKQAAWRFIRIDTACVCVLSRKGRP
- the NGF gene encoding beta-nerve growth factor isoform X1, producing the protein MIVKPTEAQVDRVMSMLYYTLIIAFLIGIQAAPKTKDHAPAGTSTKHRIQHHHAHRTKSLNRHHGKIETNEPSVFHNVTVDPKLFRKRKFRSPRVLFSTQPPPLSEDLRNLAYLDDEESLNKTIRAKRTVHPVLHRGEYSVCDSVSMWVGDKTTATDIKGKEVTVLGEVNLNNNVFKQYFFETKCRDPKPVSGGCRGIDSKHWNSYCTTTHTFVKALTMEGKQAAWRFIRIDTACVCVLSRKGRP
- the NGF gene encoding beta-nerve growth factor isoform X2, with the protein product MDLYLLQVDRVMSMLYYTLIIAFLIGIQAAPKTKDHAPAGTSTKHRIQHHHAHRTKSLNRHHGKIETNEPSVFHNVTVDPKLFRKRKFRSPRVLFSTQPPPLSEDLRNLAYLDDEESLNKTIRAKRTVHPVLHRGEYSVCDSVSMWVGDKTTATDIKGKEVTVLGEVNLNNNVFKQYFFETKCRDPKPVSGGCRGIDSKHWNSYCTTTHTFVKALTMEGKQAAWRFIRIDTACVCVLSRKGRP